The proteins below are encoded in one region of Fibrella aestuarina BUZ 2:
- a CDS encoding glucosamine-6-phosphate deaminase gives MDVRVFPDYAALSQQAAHHIAHLIRQKPNAVLCLASGDTPIGTFQQLNAMAQAGELDLNHCLFVGLDEWVGFGPADVGSCAYYLYKDLFTPARIRPEQIAYFDAKADDLQAECHRIDRIIADAGGLDFLLVGIGVNGHIALNEPGTSFTLRCHVSQLAESTISVGQKYFTQATPLTQGITLGLRHLTDAREVMLMASGPRKATIMQAALHGPVTEQVPASIIQTHPNARVWLDEAAAKPAA, from the coding sequence ATGGACGTACGCGTTTTCCCCGATTATGCAGCGCTGTCGCAACAGGCTGCCCACCACATTGCCCACCTCATCCGGCAGAAACCCAATGCCGTGCTTTGCCTGGCCTCCGGCGACACGCCGATTGGCACCTTTCAGCAGTTGAACGCGATGGCACAGGCTGGCGAGCTCGATCTGAACCACTGCCTGTTTGTCGGGCTCGACGAATGGGTTGGTTTTGGTCCCGCCGACGTGGGCAGTTGTGCCTATTACCTCTACAAAGACTTGTTTACGCCCGCCCGGATTCGGCCCGAACAGATTGCCTATTTCGATGCCAAAGCCGACGATTTGCAGGCCGAGTGCCACCGGATCGACCGTATCATTGCCGACGCGGGGGGGCTCGATTTCCTGCTGGTGGGGATTGGCGTCAACGGGCATATTGCCCTCAACGAGCCAGGTACGTCGTTTACGCTCCGCTGCCATGTCTCCCAACTGGCCGAAAGCACGATCAGCGTGGGGCAGAAATACTTTACGCAGGCAACGCCACTCACGCAGGGCATTACGCTCGGCCTGCGACACCTCACCGACGCTCGCGAAGTGATGCTGATGGCCAGCGGACCGCGCAAGGCTACGATCATGCAGGCAGCACTCCACGGCCCCGTTACCGAGCAGGTGCCTGCCAGCATCATACAGACGCACCCCAACGCGCGGGTATGGCTCGATGAGGCAGCAGCCAAACCGGCGGCTTAA
- a CDS encoding amidohydrolase, producing MNYNQYALLSTLGLGLLTGSSAIGQAPAALKAQIDKASTAVEAKVVTWRRDFHQNPELGNRENRTAGKIAAHLHALGIEVQTGVAKTGVVGILRGGKPGPVVALRADMDGLPVTERVDLPFKSTVKTEFNSQQTGVMHACGHDTHVAMLMGAAEVLAGMKSELKGTVKFIFQPAEEGAPVGEEGGAQLMVKEGVLENPKVDAIFGLHINSQTEVGTIKYRPGATMAAVDQYAIKIRGKQTHGAAPWSGVDPIVTAAQVVMGLQTIVSRNVVLTDNAAVVTVGALHGGIRQNIIPEDASMIGTIRTFSPEAQQLVHRRINEIATNIAESAGAKADVKIDIMYPVTYNDPALTDRMVPTLEGLAGKDNIKLTPAQTGAEDFSFYQQKVPGFFYFLGGMTKGKRVEDAAPHHTPDFQIDESCFNLGVRSLCYLTVDYMEKKK from the coding sequence ATGAACTACAACCAGTACGCACTACTTAGCACCTTGGGTCTTGGTCTGTTGACCGGCTCATCGGCCATCGGTCAAGCGCCCGCCGCGCTGAAAGCCCAAATCGACAAAGCCAGCACAGCCGTTGAGGCGAAAGTGGTTACGTGGCGGCGCGATTTCCACCAAAATCCCGAACTAGGCAACCGTGAAAACCGCACGGCGGGTAAAATTGCCGCTCACCTCCACGCCTTGGGCATCGAAGTGCAAACCGGCGTTGCCAAAACCGGCGTGGTGGGCATCCTTCGCGGCGGCAAACCCGGACCGGTGGTGGCCCTACGCGCCGACATGGACGGTCTGCCCGTGACCGAGCGCGTCGATCTGCCCTTCAAGTCGACGGTTAAGACCGAATTTAATAGCCAGCAAACGGGCGTGATGCATGCCTGTGGGCACGATACACACGTAGCCATGCTGATGGGCGCGGCCGAAGTACTCGCCGGGATGAAAAGTGAGTTGAAAGGCACAGTGAAGTTCATCTTCCAGCCTGCCGAAGAAGGGGCGCCCGTTGGTGAAGAGGGCGGTGCTCAGCTCATGGTCAAAGAAGGCGTGCTGGAAAACCCCAAGGTCGACGCCATTTTCGGGTTGCACATCAACTCGCAGACCGAAGTGGGTACGATCAAGTACCGGCCCGGCGCCACGATGGCCGCCGTTGATCAGTACGCCATCAAGATTCGGGGTAAACAGACGCACGGCGCCGCCCCCTGGTCGGGTGTGGACCCGATCGTGACAGCTGCGCAGGTGGTAATGGGGCTGCAAACGATCGTCAGCCGGAACGTGGTGCTGACCGACAACGCCGCCGTCGTGACGGTGGGCGCGCTGCACGGCGGTATTCGGCAGAACATCATCCCCGAAGACGCCAGCATGATCGGCACCATCCGCACGTTTAGCCCCGAGGCGCAGCAGCTGGTTCACCGCCGCATCAACGAAATAGCAACCAACATTGCCGAGAGTGCCGGAGCCAAAGCCGACGTGAAGATCGATATTATGTACCCGGTCACCTACAACGACCCGGCCCTCACCGACCGGATGGTGCCGACGCTGGAAGGACTGGCGGGGAAAGACAACATCAAACTGACCCCTGCTCAGACCGGTGCCGAAGATTTCTCGTTTTACCAGCAGAAAGTGCCCGGCTTCTTTTATTTCCTGGGCGGCATGACCAAAGGCAAGCGGGTGGAAGACGCCGCCCCGCACCACACCCCTGATTTCCAGATCGACGAAAGCTGTTTTAACCTTGGGGTACGTTCGCTCTGCTACCTCACGGTCGATTATATGGAAAAGAAGAAGTAA
- a CDS encoding aconitate hydratase: protein MAFDVDMIQRVYAGLGERVEAARQVVGRPLTLSEKILYAHLSAGAASQAFERGKAYVDFAPDRVAMQDATAQMALLQFMQAGRPQVAVPSTVHCDHLIQAKVGADQDLATANDKNKEVYDFLASISNKYGIGFWKPGAGIIHQVVIENYAFPGGMMIGTDSHTPNAGGLGMIAIGVGGADACDVMAGLPWELKMPKLIGVKLTGKLSGWASAKDVILRVAGILTVKGGTGCIVEYFGDGAESLSATGKGTICNMGAEIGATTSIFAYDEKMANYLRATNRADIADAAEAVKQDLRSDDEVYADPATYYDQLIEIDLDTLEPHINGPFTPDLAWPLSNFAKAVKENNWPEKLDVGLIGSCTNSSYEDLTRSASIAEQAVSKNLKVQSEFTVTPGSELVRYTAERDGLLGTFENMGGVVLANACGPCIGQWARHMDDPTRQNSIITSFNRNFAKRNDGNASTHAFVASPEIVTAFAIAGSLTFNPMTDTLTNEAGEQVKLDEPEGIEQPIKGYAVEDAGYQAPAADGSGVQVLVSPTSDRLQLLESFPAWEGTDLSGLKLLIKAKGKCTTDHISMAGPWLKYRGHLDNISNNMLIGAVNFYNEKTNSVKNQLTGEYGEVPAVQRAYKAAGIGSVVVGDENYGEGSSREHAAMEPRFLGVRAILVRSFARIHETNLKKQGMLALTFVNPADYEKVQEDDSIDIKGLTTFAPGQPLTVVLHHADGTSDEFPVNHTYNQGQIEWFKAGSALNLIKQQVQ from the coding sequence ATGGCTTTTGATGTAGACATGATTCAGCGCGTATATGCCGGCTTGGGCGAGCGCGTTGAGGCCGCCCGGCAGGTCGTTGGTCGCCCGCTGACATTGTCGGAGAAAATTTTATATGCCCACCTTTCTGCCGGCGCTGCGTCACAGGCGTTTGAGCGGGGCAAGGCCTATGTCGATTTCGCCCCCGACCGGGTAGCCATGCAGGATGCTACCGCTCAGATGGCCCTGCTGCAATTCATGCAGGCGGGTCGCCCGCAGGTAGCCGTACCCTCAACCGTACACTGCGATCACCTTATCCAGGCTAAAGTTGGGGCCGATCAGGATTTGGCTACCGCCAACGACAAAAACAAAGAGGTCTACGACTTTCTGGCGTCGATCTCCAATAAATATGGCATCGGTTTCTGGAAGCCGGGTGCCGGGATCATCCACCAGGTGGTGATCGAAAACTACGCCTTCCCCGGCGGCATGATGATCGGGACTGACTCACACACGCCCAACGCGGGTGGCCTTGGCATGATCGCCATCGGGGTGGGTGGTGCCGACGCCTGCGACGTGATGGCAGGCCTGCCCTGGGAGCTGAAAATGCCCAAACTGATCGGCGTGAAGCTGACGGGCAAACTGAGCGGCTGGGCATCGGCCAAAGACGTAATTCTGCGCGTGGCGGGCATCCTGACCGTTAAAGGCGGTACGGGCTGCATCGTTGAGTATTTTGGCGACGGCGCCGAAAGCCTCTCGGCAACAGGCAAAGGCACGATCTGCAACATGGGGGCAGAAATTGGCGCGACCACGTCGATTTTCGCCTATGATGAGAAGATGGCCAACTACCTCCGCGCCACCAACCGCGCCGATATTGCCGACGCGGCCGAAGCCGTGAAGCAAGACCTGCGCTCTGATGACGAGGTGTACGCCGACCCGGCTACGTATTACGATCAACTGATCGAGATCGACCTGGACACGCTGGAACCACACATCAACGGTCCGTTTACGCCCGATCTGGCCTGGCCGCTGTCGAACTTCGCCAAAGCGGTGAAGGAAAACAACTGGCCCGAGAAGCTCGACGTGGGTCTGATCGGCTCGTGCACCAACTCAAGCTACGAAGACCTTACCCGCTCAGCGTCGATAGCCGAGCAGGCGGTTAGCAAAAACCTGAAAGTGCAGTCGGAATTCACCGTAACGCCCGGTTCGGAACTGGTGCGGTACACGGCCGAGCGCGATGGCCTGCTGGGTACGTTCGAAAACATGGGCGGCGTGGTACTGGCCAACGCCTGCGGTCCCTGCATCGGGCAGTGGGCGCGGCACATGGACGACCCCACCCGTCAGAACTCAATCATCACGTCGTTTAACCGGAACTTCGCGAAGCGGAACGACGGCAACGCCAGCACGCACGCCTTCGTGGCCTCGCCCGAAATCGTGACGGCCTTCGCCATTGCCGGTAGCCTGACGTTCAACCCCATGACCGACACGCTGACCAACGAAGCCGGTGAGCAGGTAAAACTCGACGAGCCGGAAGGCATCGAGCAACCCATCAAGGGCTATGCCGTTGAAGACGCGGGTTATCAGGCGCCTGCCGCCGACGGGTCGGGAGTTCAGGTATTGGTATCGCCCACCTCGGATCGGCTGCAACTGCTGGAGTCGTTCCCGGCCTGGGAAGGCACCGACCTGAGCGGTCTGAAACTGCTGATCAAAGCGAAAGGCAAGTGTACGACCGACCACATTTCGATGGCGGGGCCGTGGCTGAAATACCGTGGTCACCTCGACAACATTTCGAACAACATGCTCATTGGGGCGGTGAACTTCTACAACGAGAAAACCAACTCGGTGAAGAACCAACTCACCGGTGAATATGGCGAAGTACCGGCGGTACAGCGCGCCTACAAAGCCGCCGGCATCGGTTCGGTAGTGGTTGGCGACGAAAACTACGGTGAAGGCTCATCCCGCGAACACGCGGCGATGGAGCCCCGTTTCCTGGGCGTTCGGGCGATTCTGGTGCGGTCATTTGCCCGTATCCACGAAACGAACCTCAAGAAGCAGGGTATGCTGGCGCTGACGTTTGTGAATCCGGCCGATTACGAGAAAGTGCAGGAAGACGACAGCATCGACATCAAGGGGCTGACGACCTTCGCGCCCGGCCAGCCGCTGACGGTGGTGTTGCACCATGCCGATGGTACGAGCGATGAGTTCCCCGTGAACCATACCTACAACCAGGGGCAAATCGAGTGGTTCAAAGCCGGCTCGGCCCTGAACCTGATCAAACAACAGGTTCAGTAA
- a CDS encoding 5'-methylthioadenosine/adenosylhomocysteine nucleosidase: MQAQTLPQSSLQPYIALLGAFGEEVKLIEASLDGATAQTLNGHRFVTGQLGQQRVVVTLTGIGKTNAALTTALVMAHFQPRQVIFTGIAGGVRHDLQPGDIVIGGEVGYHDVRSVTLTMEPTRQSMHPVSFTLNPLYFPADPTLLSLAEQATQSLDLAMIPGSERPPKAIVGRILTGDEFIHSAPRAEAIRAEYEADAIEMEGAAVAQVCYQQGIPCLVIRSLSDRADSHAVIDLLAFLSTAASNSAKVVRAVVEAL; this comes from the coding sequence ATGCAAGCACAGACTCTACCACAATCATCGCTACAGCCTTATATTGCCTTATTAGGGGCCTTTGGCGAGGAAGTTAAACTCATCGAAGCCTCGCTCGACGGGGCGACCGCACAAACACTGAACGGACATCGGTTTGTAACGGGGCAGTTGGGGCAACAGCGCGTGGTGGTCACCCTGACGGGCATTGGCAAGACCAACGCTGCCCTGACAACGGCGCTGGTGATGGCGCACTTTCAACCCAGGCAGGTCATTTTCACGGGCATCGCGGGTGGCGTTCGGCACGATCTGCAACCCGGCGATATTGTGATTGGCGGCGAGGTGGGCTACCACGACGTTCGGTCGGTCACGCTGACGATGGAGCCGACGCGGCAGAGCATGCACCCGGTATCGTTTACGCTGAACCCACTCTACTTCCCCGCCGACCCTACCCTACTCAGCCTGGCCGAGCAGGCCACTCAATCGCTCGACCTGGCCATGATCCCCGGCAGTGAACGACCACCCAAAGCCATCGTGGGGCGCATTCTGACCGGCGACGAATTCATTCACTCAGCCCCACGGGCGGAAGCCATTCGGGCCGAATACGAGGCCGACGCCATCGAGATGGAAGGCGCCGCCGTGGCGCAGGTCTGCTATCAGCAGGGCATTCCCTGTCTAGTGATTCGTAGCCTCAGCGACCGGGCCGACAGCCACGCAGTTATCGATCTGCTGGCTTTTCTGAGCACCGCCGCCAGCAACTCGGCGAAGGTCGTGCGGGCGGTAGTCGAAGCACTCTGA
- a CDS encoding SusC/RagA family TonB-linked outer membrane protein translates to MRKLLLGSWLLLLLFCLPALAQDVAVSGRVTSSDDGSSLPGVSVQVKGTTRGTVTDASGNYRISVPANGRLVFSFIGYIRQEVAVARQTAINVTLQSDATNLSEVVVTGYGGTVNRREFTGASSKVSGKDISNLPVGSFDKALAGRAAGVQVTSANGVPGGAIQVRIRGIGSISAGNDPLYVVDGVQLNSTNNSSFTSSNPLAFLNPNDIESIEILKDAAAASIYGSQAANGVVLVTTKRGKAGKTQISLNYYKGISDPIKKLDVLNTQEWIKLRTENLVNAGTAADAARSSVLSTLRLPTTLTDAEIAALPTYDWQDAVYKRGNTDNYELSLNGGNEKTRFFVSGSYYSQAANIINIDFLRGTLNTTLSHQINNKVSIEQTLKLSTISSRGQFGSPNGGSFLGAAAFSSPLILPSVPIYNADNSYYGTPALGGIPGILNQNIVQVSELNDIRANINQFVGSLALNYKVTDDLVIRPFLSLDYRSIRGRSFSDPRTADGFNVRGRIQDQLNENKNFLTNVTANYNKTFAAKHTVGVLLGAEYRSDINENLSTNATNVPTPDFKYASAAALPQTIGGSWSGYRKGSVFGNIKYNFNKKYDLSLIGRLDGSSRFGTNNRFGFFPSVSAAWLVTEEDFLKGNRYVSDLKLRASFGTTGNDQLGSLFGAANFPGLGLVSPGFDYNGAAGFAPTQLSNPDLKWETNQTINLGLDFGFVNNRITGSVDVFQRTSKDLLLPFNLPFTSGYSTIARNAGEVQNRGIELEINTVNIKAGSFQWRSAFNITSIQNKVTKLYPGIVPLNNPDSAVVLSYTDFYGVGRTAILNRPLLPNYTTDYAGVNPATGRAMWYDYAGNLTYRPITPRDQKYFGSEQPKFYGGFNNTFTYGGLSLDLLFQYDYGRRSFNSQTSFLAENAGRNFNALQYTYDRRWQNPGDITDVPRAFNANAEANSISNLSGTRTLEDASYLRLKQVTLNYEIPAAISRKIGASKARVYVQGANLITWTNWSSYDPEFLNFGNGNSGLVPNSKTYQAGINLTF, encoded by the coding sequence ATGAGAAAACTTCTATTAGGAAGTTGGTTACTACTGCTGCTCTTTTGCCTGCCTGCGCTGGCCCAAGACGTAGCCGTGAGTGGCCGGGTCACTTCATCAGACGACGGCTCTTCCCTGCCTGGGGTGAGCGTACAAGTAAAAGGTACTACCCGCGGAACCGTGACAGACGCTTCGGGGAATTATCGCATCAGCGTGCCGGCCAACGGTCGGCTGGTATTCAGCTTTATTGGCTACATCCGGCAGGAAGTAGCGGTTGCCCGTCAAACGGCAATCAACGTGACGTTGCAGTCTGATGCCACTAACCTGAGCGAGGTGGTAGTCACGGGTTATGGCGGAACAGTCAACCGCCGGGAGTTTACAGGGGCTAGTTCGAAAGTAAGCGGCAAAGACATCAGCAACCTCCCGGTTGGTAGCTTCGATAAGGCGCTGGCCGGCCGGGCAGCAGGTGTGCAGGTGACGTCGGCCAATGGGGTGCCGGGTGGTGCTATTCAGGTACGTATCCGGGGCATCGGTTCAATCTCGGCCGGTAACGACCCGCTATATGTTGTCGACGGTGTGCAATTGAACTCAACAAACAACTCGTCATTTACGAGCAGCAACCCGCTAGCGTTCCTGAACCCGAACGACATTGAAAGTATCGAGATTTTGAAAGACGCTGCGGCGGCTTCAATCTATGGTTCACAGGCGGCTAATGGGGTCGTGCTCGTGACGACCAAACGTGGGAAGGCTGGGAAGACCCAGATTTCGCTGAACTATTATAAAGGTATCTCAGACCCCATCAAGAAACTTGACGTCCTGAATACGCAGGAATGGATCAAGTTACGGACTGAAAACCTAGTCAATGCTGGTACAGCGGCCGATGCAGCCCGGTCATCGGTACTTTCGACCCTGCGCCTGCCCACTACGCTGACTGACGCTGAGATTGCGGCGCTGCCTACCTACGACTGGCAGGATGCTGTTTACAAGCGTGGTAATACCGATAACTACGAACTGAGCCTGAACGGCGGCAACGAGAAGACTCGTTTTTTCGTGTCGGGGTCATATTATTCGCAGGCGGCTAATATCATTAACATCGACTTCCTGCGGGGTACGTTGAACACAACCCTTTCGCATCAGATCAATAACAAGGTGTCGATTGAGCAAACCCTTAAGTTGAGCACGATCTCGTCGCGCGGACAGTTTGGTTCGCCAAACGGTGGTTCGTTCCTAGGTGCTGCTGCGTTCTCGTCGCCGCTGATTCTGCCCAGTGTCCCTATTTACAATGCTGATAATTCGTATTACGGTACACCGGCCTTGGGTGGGATCCCGGGCATCCTGAACCAGAACATCGTACAGGTCAGTGAACTGAACGACATTCGGGCCAACATCAACCAGTTTGTAGGTAGCCTTGCGCTGAACTATAAGGTAACGGATGACCTGGTAATTCGCCCGTTTCTGAGTCTGGACTACCGCTCAATTCGCGGTCGTAGCTTCAGCGACCCGCGCACTGCCGACGGTTTCAACGTGCGTGGCCGGATTCAGGATCAGTTGAACGAGAATAAAAACTTCCTGACCAACGTAACGGCCAACTACAACAAAACGTTTGCCGCCAAACATACGGTAGGTGTGTTGTTAGGGGCTGAGTATCGGTCAGATATCAACGAGAACCTCTCGACCAACGCTACGAACGTACCCACGCCTGATTTCAAATACGCCAGCGCAGCAGCGTTGCCGCAAACGATTGGCGGGTCATGGAGCGGTTACCGCAAAGGGTCTGTATTCGGAAACATCAAATACAACTTCAACAAGAAGTATGACTTGAGTCTGATTGGCCGGCTTGATGGCTCTAGCCGATTCGGCACTAACAATCGCTTTGGCTTCTTCCCGTCGGTATCGGCGGCATGGCTGGTGACGGAAGAAGACTTCCTGAAAGGCAACCGGTACGTAAGCGACCTGAAACTGCGGGCATCATTCGGTACGACGGGTAATGACCAATTGGGTTCGTTGTTCGGGGCTGCCAACTTCCCGGGTCTGGGTCTGGTTAGCCCTGGTTTCGACTATAACGGAGCAGCCGGGTTTGCCCCAACCCAGTTGTCGAATCCTGATTTGAAGTGGGAAACCAACCAGACAATCAACCTGGGTTTGGACTTTGGCTTTGTGAATAACCGTATTACGGGTTCAGTCGACGTATTCCAGCGTACCAGTAAAGATCTGCTACTGCCCTTCAACCTGCCGTTTACCAGTGGGTATAGCACGATCGCGCGGAACGCTGGTGAAGTACAGAACCGGGGTATCGAGTTGGAAATCAACACGGTCAACATAAAAGCGGGGTCGTTCCAGTGGCGGTCGGCTTTCAACATCACCTCGATTCAGAACAAGGTGACGAAGCTGTATCCGGGTATCGTGCCGTTGAATAACCCCGACAGCGCCGTTGTCCTGAGTTACACGGACTTCTACGGGGTTGGCCGCACAGCCATTCTGAATCGTCCGCTGCTCCCCAACTACACGACGGATTATGCTGGCGTAAACCCGGCTACTGGCCGTGCCATGTGGTATGACTACGCAGGTAACCTGACGTACCGCCCTATCACACCGCGCGATCAGAAATACTTCGGTTCGGAGCAGCCTAAATTCTACGGCGGCTTCAACAATACGTTTACGTATGGTGGCTTGTCGCTCGACCTGCTGTTCCAGTACGATTATGGTCGGCGGTCGTTTAACTCGCAAACGTCGTTCCTGGCCGAAAACGCAGGTCGTAACTTCAACGCCTTGCAATATACATATGACCGCCGCTGGCAGAATCCCGGCGACATCACCGACGTACCCCGTGCTTTTAACGCCAATGCTGAAGCAAACAGTATCAGTAACCTGAGCGGAACCCGTACGTTGGAAGATGCCTCGTACCTGCGCCTGAAGCAAGTGACGCTGAATTACGAAATTCCGGCTGCGATCAGCCGCAAAATCGGTGCGTCAAAAGCACGAGTATACGTGCAGGGTGCCAACCTGATTACCTGGACCAACTGGTCGAGCTATGACCCCGAGTTCCTGAACTTCGGTAACGGTAACAGTGGGCTGGTTCCTAACTCGAAAACGTATCAGGCGGGTATCAACTTAACGTTCTAA
- a CDS encoding sensor histidine kinase, with protein sequence MPSSPSTNPLKTPSTAAPLPPDAAPPWLPDLIRLVPMGVVVTTSVRNESGEIVDFEVIWFNQKAVEIGTSNSPVYQLGARIMTLVPALRQSHLPRLRALVENQEAFTEAYESTAHRHFRNTYVPFNDGYVLYFDENTALTTATLLQRILDSTPAAIMFFKAIREGGTIVDFEWITVNRRAVEITGLSADQLLHRRLLDVHPHNRALGLFDAYVTVVETGEPYQTETNYARDGVNGWFTVAAIRHDDGIILHTLDITTRKQSELAVEEQSKRLQQMNRELRQMNENLQQFAYSSSHDLQEPLRKIQTFADLLRTNYAPQLGEGADLVNRMHSSAERISVLIRDLLMFSRLGVLSNDFRAVDLNTTVQEVISLRQQQIDQAGAILCVAPLPTIHGNKVQLVQLIDCLLSNALKYQPEGQRPQIDITSQPAGYISPAIDDSPAPRRAYCQLTVTDNGIGFDPKHTERIFQMFQRLHSRNSPYGGTGIGLAVARRIVENHGGFITAQVRTDAPGSVFTVYLPVVD encoded by the coding sequence GTGCCTTCTTCACCGTCAACCAATCCCCTAAAAACACCGTCAACCGCCGCTCCCCTTCCTCCTGATGCCGCCCCACCCTGGTTGCCAGACCTGATTCGGCTCGTTCCGATGGGTGTGGTCGTCACCACAAGCGTGCGTAATGAGTCGGGAGAAATCGTCGATTTTGAAGTGATCTGGTTCAACCAGAAAGCGGTCGAGATCGGCACGTCCAACAGCCCGGTCTATCAGTTGGGGGCTCGGATCATGACCCTGGTGCCTGCCTTGCGGCAGTCGCACCTGCCCCGCCTTCGTGCCTTGGTGGAGAACCAAGAGGCATTTACGGAAGCCTACGAATCAACGGCACATCGCCACTTCCGGAATACCTATGTGCCCTTCAACGATGGGTATGTCCTGTATTTCGACGAAAACACCGCCCTGACGACGGCCACCCTGCTCCAGCGTATCCTGGATAGCACCCCGGCCGCCATCATGTTTTTCAAAGCCATCCGGGAGGGCGGCACCATCGTCGATTTTGAGTGGATAACCGTCAACCGCCGGGCCGTGGAGATAACCGGTCTGTCGGCCGATCAACTGTTGCATCGCCGGCTGCTGGACGTACATCCGCACAACCGGGCATTGGGCTTATTCGACGCCTACGTGACGGTGGTCGAAACGGGCGAACCCTACCAGACCGAAACGAACTACGCACGGGATGGGGTGAATGGCTGGTTTACCGTAGCGGCGATCCGCCACGACGACGGCATCATCCTGCACACGCTCGATATCACCACCCGTAAGCAGTCGGAACTGGCCGTTGAGGAGCAATCAAAAAGGCTCCAGCAGATGAACCGCGAATTGCGGCAGATGAACGAAAACCTGCAGCAGTTTGCCTATTCGTCGAGCCACGATTTGCAGGAGCCGCTGCGCAAGATCCAGACCTTTGCCGATCTGTTGCGGACCAACTACGCCCCGCAGTTAGGCGAGGGCGCCGATCTCGTCAACCGCATGCATAGCTCCGCCGAGCGGATATCGGTACTGATTCGGGATTTGCTGATGTTTTCGCGGCTGGGGGTGTTGTCCAACGATTTCAGAGCCGTCGATCTGAATACGACTGTGCAGGAGGTGATCAGCCTTCGGCAGCAGCAGATCGATCAGGCCGGGGCCATTCTCTGCGTCGCGCCGCTGCCGACCATCCACGGCAACAAGGTACAACTAGTGCAGTTGATCGATTGCTTGCTGTCCAATGCGCTCAAATACCAGCCCGAAGGGCAGCGCCCGCAGATCGACATTACGTCGCAACCGGCTGGGTACATAAGCCCGGCGATAGACGATTCGCCCGCACCCCGGCGGGCCTACTGCCAGCTCACGGTAACCGACAACGGCATCGGTTTCGACCCCAAACATACCGAGCGCATCTTCCAGATGTTTCAGCGCCTGCACAGCCGCAACAGCCCGTACGGTGGCACGGGTATCGGGCTGGCCGTAGCGCGTCGGATCGTGGAAAATCATGGCGGCTTCATCACGGCTCAGGTCCGGACCGATGCGCCGGGTTCCGTCTTTACTGTCTACCTGCCCGTGGTTGATTAA